Part of the Zingiber officinale cultivar Zhangliang chromosome 8A, Zo_v1.1, whole genome shotgun sequence genome, caagtttgtgtctaactgttcaatggtgattactatcaaaagatagccttcaccaaggttttccaaaaacattttaaaaacattttcaaaactaatatcccatcatgttccttgggcataatgcacatgacttgtacattagctttcccaatgatgggaaaacacataactatgtgttttgatgaacctaaaaactcaaaagaatgcactaaatcaacatgttgagttttgttcatcatcctaacatctcacttgtatctattgtggacaaaacacatacaagtcaccttatagtctttgtgagatgtagattttggtttttgccctaatctagggatcatgcatatttatctaggcattttagaaatgttagacatccacctaggatgtcacttgtcaataagtgtcgttaaatgccatttgtccttaattacaaggaattaaacttaatgcatgattatgttatggcatacatcaaaagaaaataattttcaaaagaaaatatcctattactacatgatgtatgaatgtcatgatatggtttttttttttttttttttggatttttcataataaaacatgaatgcaaaactagacatgatgtcatggcatattatgggcaaacaatcatggcaagatttagcataaataaaatatacctagattaactatctaagtatccttaaagtcttagctaaacttacaacttaaacctagattgccctaaagtgctacaagagaatgtcaaagcctaaatttggcatttctaatttccttgatttaatgtatgccaattgaaaataaatatgtcctcaaatgttggcatattccatttttcctcaagagtaacacttttaaatttaaggcccggattgtcttaaattgcctaagaacataccaaaatcccactttgatagttcttatgaatttcccaatatgtgccatttaagattaaaatcaattcttccaccattaggcacattttactctttcaaggagtaatcaataggtccatttcattttcaaaggttaactaaaaccttgaaaatgctccttgagtgtcaatttcctcaaagttgggttaactacccttctaatcggagttgacactctctaacccatctatggggtagagaagatgctcctaggaacccaacacctattggtgctccttggatgctctaggtactcactagggataacttccctagataccttcctagtgaccttgttgggcttcttagaagccttggtcacattttctaggtcaactctagggatagcctcccttgtaaccttgttcgtgactttcttagacttcttagaagtcttaatcactttggttgcaaagatacttctagggatatcttcccttgtatccttgacttgacctctagacttaggattcgttccataactatatggaaccctatgataactaggcacatccttcttagcttttggtttgtatcccaaacctttatggccattggatggctttgattttcctaaacctaagttatgctcactttgccctaataggatattttccatcatttttagggtcttttcaattttatcaagtcttgacctcaagacttgattttccaacactaagtccttagtttttggttttccattaagttcatgagcatttttgtttctaggcttgtagctgcaatccttagagtttttacctagacttttacctacattgctagtcttaggtgtagtagttttagcatgaaaagctatatgtttttctttaacgctatcatgctttctattttcatggtaaatagcattaaaatgatagaaatttgacctaacatgctttttaccattttgtaagggaataggctcaatgaaagttaccttcctttttaccttagaggctcccccttgactagtgcctccttgagccgtgaccaccttcttccccttggggcattgacttcggtaatgccccttttgattgcaagagaagcatatgatatgctccttgctcttcttcgtccgggatggtctccttgggcttcaccttgcccttttgtgccacttggcccttcttcttggtcaatttagggcacttgctcttgtagtgcccatgttccctacactcaaaacatattatatgatttttattattaattgaaatattcatacctttgcttgtaggggtggcatctttttctttggatccagaggtagaaacttccttttgataggaccttgattctcctccatttgatttttcttgacttgtggaggtagaagcttcttcctcctcttcttctcttgacccggatgtagaagcttctcctttttcttgatccggtgtcaccaaggattgctccctctcaatcctagaggtggaggcttcatcatcttgaatatgaaacaaggagtatgctccctccttgttcccttcgttgcattcccttgaggatgaagcatcttggatttcctcttctttggaggttgagcatctatcaacctcggaatcctccttttggtcttgctccaaagagtcaccctctttggattcttcatgatcttgtacagtggaggggatctcttcatgaagcttggccaatttgctccaaagctccttggcatcttcgaattctccaactcgagccaagatgtggctaggcaataagttgaccagaagcttggtcactttgtcatttgcctcgcccctttgaatttgctctgagctccatctgtttttcttttgaagcttgcccttggagttcgttggagctttgaagccttccattagagcaaaccattgctctatctccatcataagaaagttttcgattcttgatctccaagaatcgaagcttgccgatgtgtatggtggagccacccttgtttcaaatccaagtccatcttggaattgcatcttgaagttgagcttgataaagtcttgaacttgaagaatttgcttcaacttcttcacccctctagcttttcttgttatgcttgacccttccggcgatgattccggtgaagagtggccttgctctgataccacttgttaggaccaaaagtagctagaggggggggggggtgaatagctcgtcgcgttcgctcgttgctcggcgttgcttgttccttcaaagatgtgcagcggaaaatacagaaacaaacacacaacgctaacacggttggttttacttggtatccacctcacaagaggtgactaatccaaggatccacaccaacacacacaccctccactaaataaaactctcctttatggtaactaccaagggcggagaagccctacaagactcaatacaagaagagagggaaaggatacaagaaatacaagcttacaagcttacaatgagtataaaccctaaccctagcttctcttcttggctttgatccgcctcttgacttggaaaacttccaagatccttcaagaactggcgatctgagctttgtgagtgctgtggaggagctggcgaagatctgagatgaatcggagaagagatgccgcagccatcacacgcctgcagctataaacgacgccaacggtcggatcccgatcgattcgaatattcccaatcgatcggggaggctttggatcgatccacggatcgatccagagcgcctctgtgctctggaaaagcgcctggatcgatccagcgcttatcgcgctaagccccaatcgatccaccgatcgattgggacctctggagcgatccagaggctctctgttcgctgggacaggtctggatcgatccactgatcgatccagcacttgatttttgtccaaaaccaagtcccaaacctcccaaaccaacatccggtcaaccttgacctgttggtatgtcatgcctagcatctagtcactcccttgacctgctaggactcccttaccaagtgtccggtcaatccctttgacccacttggacttttctctgtgccaagtatccagtcaatccctttgacctacttggacttttctttcatgccaagtatccagtcaatcctttgacctacttggacttttctttcatgccaagtatccagtcaatcctttgacctacttggacttcccagcaccagatgtccgatcatccttgatccatctggattttcccttgcatggcttcactcaccaggactttcacctagcttcactcactagggttttccatctgcctagcttcactcactaggactttcacctggcttcactcaccaggatttccatctgcctagcttcactcactaggactttcacctggcttcactcaccaggatttccatctgcctagcttcactcactaggacttccttctgcctggcttcactcaccaggacttttcttctgcctggcttcactcaccaggactttcatactgcctagcttcactcactaggatttccatcttgcctaacatcccagttaggacttcccagtcaagtatccagtcaaccttgacctacttgactcttcttcaatcaatatcttattgtcaaacatctaaacccaaaccaagactcagcttggttacccaggtcaaccttgacctgagagatattgcaccaacactccaCACTAACACCACCTTCCGAATGCAACACTCCGACGCAGAGACACCCTCTCCTCACGCCACCACCTCCGTCATCGCCTCCTTCGCCGACGACCACCGCCTCCAGCCCAAGCAATCTCCCCTTCCCTCGTCTTCTCCCGCAAGACGCTGTCACCAAGAGACCCTTTCTGTTTCACGCCACCTCCCTCACGCGAGCTCCCTTGCCCCACGTCTCCACCGTTGCTTCCGCCTTAGGATCCGACCACTGCTGTCGCCTCCAACACAAATCTCACCGACAACTGCCATCTCTACAGCTCCCTCTTGGCCAGCTGCCTTCATCGGATCTCCGCTAGTTGACCTTGCCGTGCCTTCTGCCAACCACGTCACCTGCACCTGCCCCCTCTCCCGTAACCGCCCTCCAAGCCTACTAGGATCCATCTCCAAGCCCGTGGGGCTCTACCCCTATTGCCATCTCTGGCCTCGAGTCCATTATTCTCTGTCCAAGCCGTAGTCGGTCTCCCAGCGGTAGCCAGCCCCCATCGCCGCAGTCGGGCCTCATCGTAGCAGCCAACCCCCATCGCCGCAGTCATCCCTCATCGTTGTAGCTAGCCTCCATCGTCGCAGCCGATCCCATCATCGTTGTCAGGCTTCGAGCCACCTCTAGTTTTCGAGTCTCCTCCAAGCCGCCTTCGGCCTTCAGGTCGCTTGAGCTGTAGCCGGGCTCCAAGCCCTGGTGTGCTCCACCTCTGGAGTCGTCCGACCTTTGGGCCCCACTGATCTTGATCAGTTCATCTCTGAGCAACCCCATCGTTCGGACGCCTCAACTCACATCCCATCCCACTTCTTCGTATTATAAAAAGTTCTGCCCCCGCGGATCCGCCTGCGTATTATAAAAAGTTTCGCCCCTACGGATCCAGGTAGGCATACATACCAGCACACAAACTCATATACAGGCACATACATCTCTTCTTACATTTCAGCATTGTACCGTTCCGCTCCATTTATCCTTCATCAAAGACCAACTTGAGAGTTGGAGTGGACGAGCTGGAGCACTCCCAGTCTCTATTCTAACCCTTCCTTCGCTCTATTACTCCTTGCATGCATCTTTGAACACCTCATCCCCTAGCTCTTCCAACGATGAAGGCAGCTCACTTTTTCTTCGAAGACTATATGATTTGATCAATATTGAAGACATCTCATCTTCCTTTTTCTTCTGGTCATAATGACTTCGTCAACATTTCAAACAGCTCTCCGATGGCTCGTTCTCCTAGTGGAATGGTGTTAATGACTTTGGCATTGTTAAAAGAAGTTGGTTGGAGTAGACTGAAAAAGAGAAGGAGCTCGATGGAATTATGTAAATACAGAGGGCTTGATTGAATTAGAATTCTACTAGTCTCTGTATCTTCATTTGCCGTCAACTCTCTATTACACTGATTGAATTATATGTATAAAGTTACACTTATCTACATTCTTAAGGTCTACTTAAATTTAAAAGTTGacataattttaatcaaataattGACATCTGTTAGTCTATATCAGCTTGATATAATAGAAAATCTCAACcaattcttttttttaaaaaatgaaaaagacagatgctaataataataaaaaatgagcaaaatatttttagaaagtaAAATCTtagaatattaaattttaaatatttaattaattaattttgaataaaatagttTCCATGTTATTCACACAATGCCTTCTCTCACTTTCCTCAAAACATACAGTCCCAGTTCAAGTCTGCCAGAGAAAACcttaagttttataaattaagcACTCAAAAGAGtttattgattaaaaaaaagtTATTGATAGTGTGATAAAAAATCCTGTTCATGATTCACAAGAATATCTACATGAAGCTTGATAAAAAAGCAAACACAGTGAAAGCACTAATTAGAGTAACAATAAGAGGATTAAACTTCGAATTTCAAATGGGATGAATGTTCTTAAAATTAGCTTTTGAACAAGCATAAATTGTGCTCCGGACATATTGGTTGGGCGAAGAAGCCCAAAGTGGAACAAACAAGAGAGATATCTTGCAATCGATGCTACATGAAACTTGAAGCACAAAATGGAAGGAACAaagaaatatcttacaattaTCGCTGAATTGTTCGATAAGATAATGTCTTCCGGAGCACATCCACCCAATTTAAACACACAAATCTAGAGATATAAATGGCTGCTGAATCTTATAAGAGCACAGGCAGAATCTTCACACCTCACAAAAGAATCCATCCTTCAAATTTGGAGCCTACTTGACTTCATTGATGGATTGActgcaataaattacagacatCAGTTTGAGGGTCAAAACAAGATCTTGATGCTGAATAGTAATGAAATGGCAAAATATGATTAATAGAATGCTTCAAGTAAAATAATGACTCAGAGGCTCTTACATGATGTCAAAGCGTGACTTGATCGTATCGACTTCCCATTTTAATGATTCGAACCAGTTGACATCATCAAGTCTTGCAACATGCACCTTCTTCAGCTTCTGTGCGCTCTCATGTCCAATGGGGAGTCTTGCTAGGTTCGAACAATCACCGAAATGGATGTACTCCAATGATGGCCAATCCAAGGTTTTTGCCGGTTCTCCTTCAAAGAAACAAATTAGTCTGGGTAATTTGATGAACAATAGTCGCTTGAGGATGGGGAAAGCCCCCTTCTTCAAATTACAGCCTTCTTCGTTGGCGATGATAGTCTCGATGGAGCTGTTATTTTTTATCTCCAATCTTTCTAGGCTTTGAAGCTCATTTGCAATGCTTGGCAAGAAAACATGTTTGAGGCATGGGCAACCCATTATCTGTAGTTGCTTCAATTTCTTAAAAGTTTCAGATGGTAGCAATCGTGAATGAGTTGTGTCCAATGTCTGCGAGAACAGATTCAATAGCTTTTTACAATTAACAACTTCAAAAGTAGTGAGGTTATGCAAGCTTCCAGGAGGAACAACTCCATTGCAAAAACTGATTACATCCGACATCTGAGATACTCGTATCATTTGCAGTTTCGGAAAGATAATGGAATCATGCCCAAGCCCTTCGAAATTTAGCAGTACATGTGGCCCCGGACATCCTTCAAGAAGAAGCTCTACTAGACTTGGATGCACTCTCTGAAGCAAGTCTTGCGGCAAAATGTCAACAATGTTTCTGCACCATCTTAATTCAAGTGTTCTTAATTTTCCAAGTGAATGAGCAGGAAGCTGGCCATGACAAACCTGTTCCAGCTTCTCCATGTCCGAAAGGGTTAGCTTCATGAGCTCGCCAAATGCATTCGACGGAGTATCATCAGTTGACCATAGAAGACATTGGATTTGATGGCAGTTCACAATGAGCAAAGACTTCAGAGTGGCAAAGCAAGACATGAGATCTGTGAAATTCCATTGGCAACTATCGAGCCTCAATTCTTCGGCACTCCTGAGAAAAGGCTTACCCCAACTGATCATCGACTGGCTTGCTTGCTTTATAAAAAAGTTTCTCTGGTATTTAGAAGCCAGTGAAAACCAATCTGGCTCATTATAAATAATGAAGTGGCGCAAGACTTTGTAAGCATTGTTAGGAAAAACTTGTTCAGAAAAATCTCGAGCACACTTGACATACAACTCAACCCTGACCAACCTTTTCAAAGATGCAACCTCAACTAATAGTTCTTCGGTCACATTGTAGCCTCTCAAGTAAAGTTCTTCGAGTTGAGTTAACTTTGGTATAAAATTTCTGAGTATCTGCAGCGATGTGCAATTCGACAAGTCCAAAAGCTTTAGTTTAAGCAGACCATCTATGGTTTCCGGTAATGCACTAATACCTCTGCATTCCTGCAAGGTAAGTATTATGAGTGTCTTTAGTTCTCCGACAACATTTATATCCTTCAGTTGTTTACATCTGTCTAAACGGAGAGTTCCTAGACCATTTAAGCATGTCAATGAGGAAGGTAAAGAAGTAATGCCCGTATTACTAAAATCGAGGACAGTTAGTGTGGCCatattttcaaagaaattgattGGCACCCAAGTAATTGGGTTCATATTCAGCAACAACAGAATTAGTTTGGAGCAATTTGGTTTTTCAGGAATTTCTTGCAAGAAATTGTTCGAGAGTGAAATTCTCTTGCAATCTGATAAGTTCCCGCACTCCGGCCAATCAGTAAGGCCATGTCCAGCTTTAACAAGAAAATGGTTGTTGTCCTTGGAGCCAATATATACAGCTACATCTCGCACCACATCATGAAGCTTCACACAACCTGCTTTCTTACTATCAAGCAGTAAACATGAAAGTTTAAGTTTCTGGAGCAAAAAATGTACTCTGCCACGTACATCCTCTAAAGTGGAGAGATTACTCAATAAATTCTCTCCCACTGCATATCGAGTTACTTCATCTTCACTGATGTCATAGTCCTCGCGGAACAAACAACAGTAGAGAAACAACTGTTTTAGTTCAGCAGTCTTCAGGTTTTGATAACTTAGTTCTAGCGGCTTGTACAATTTTTCCTCTACCTCTTCCATGTTTAAAGGAACGGCTTGCTTGAGTTGGGACAGGGCATCTTCCCAAGCACTTGAGTCCTTGTAAGATCGTAATGCCCTTCCCACTACAACAATTGCCAGCGGCAAACCACAACATTCTTGTGCTACCTTTCTCGCAATCGGTTCTATGCCATCAGATGCAGCAACTTGTCCTGCCCTCATTCTGAAAAGATGCCATGAATCTTCTTCGGACAAGGTGGCAACTTCCACTGAGACATCAGTTTCCATTACATTGCATGTTTCAGCTTTGCGGGAGGTAAGTATGACTTTACAACCCTTGTGTTCTCGGTATGGAATCCCAACTGCCTTAACCAACTCCAGTCGTGCCCAAACATCATCCAACATTATCAAAACTTTCTTCTCCTGCTTCAACCTAGTGGCCAACATCTTATTTGAGGATTCACGCATGTCGAGTGCATCAGCAATGTCGCGTTGGATCTGAGCTATGTTTGGATTCTGTGACACAACCACATCTAttaccacatcaaatgtttttgCTCCCTTCACCATTCTGCCTATTTCTTCCATCAATGTAGTCTTACCTACACCACCCATGCCATATATTCCAATCAGATTCACTTTATCATCATTTAGTGCATCTATAACCTTTTGCATTGCCTCTTTGGTGGCGCCAAAGCTCACAAAATCTGCATTAGAAGGGTGATTAACAGTTGATGGATCAAGAGGATGAGAAAAAGCTTGGAAGTTGCTTCGATCTAGAAGTTTCAATGCTTTATCCTTTTTCCTGGTAGCCTCCCTTCCGACCTTATAACGAGATACCAAACTAGGGATGCAGAATTTTTCATCCTCTACTATCCTGTTGAAATTTTTCTCGATATTATTAAACTTCCCCTCCAGTTCAAGCACCTTGTTTAGCCACAAGTTGACTTCATCACTGATAACTTTATTGTTCCTTTTAGCTGCCTCCACTTTTTGTTGTGTGTCATCCCTGATGGCCTTTAAAAGATCAAACTGTTCTTTGAGTTTCTCAAATTTCTTTTTGCAATATATAAAATAGCATGcatgtgtttttaattttttccaaGAGTACTTCACAATCTCATTCCCCGTCCCTGATCCTATTCCTCCACAACAGGTATTGAAGCAAGGAGGAACCATGATCTGCGCAGGAAGTAAATTTACACGGTGGTCTATTTGGTAgttcaaaaatcaaataaaaaaaaaattgaagcacttgctgagaaaaatcaaatctaccGTCAAACAAAGCAAAGTTAAAGAACCAAAACTTTCATGGCTTTCAGAAAAGAATCCTTTAGGTTTCATTTGTTTTTGATGGTTCCAAAATGCTAAATTTTCCACCCAAATATGAGAAAACGAAGCAAATACACGAACAAGAGCCTCTCTCAGGATCTGATTGTGCCAGTTAACAAAGATGATGTTTCATGTCTTTCACACGAAAATTTCCCAAACACATCGCAGTAGAAGAATCAAGTGAAGATAAACATCATAGTTTAGGTTGTCCGATTGCACATAGAACACTCGAGAAAGCTAAAAACATCGAAAGAGAAGTTGACGACCATACCTCCGCAATGTCAATGATCGCGAGCAAGATGGAGCCAGAAGCAACCAAAGGAGATAACAAAATGATGAACCCAGAACAGTACCGATGGGAGGGCATACTATGTCACATGCGATGACAGAGGATCAGTATCcaccaatttttttaaaaaaaattaaattattttaataaaaatatttattaaattcttAAATTCTCATACTCTGTCTACTATTCCTGTGGGACTATAGGGGAAGATCCACCTGGCACAAAGTCAACTGTCAAAGTGAAgatcaaaatcaaacaaattaaTGCCTAGGTGTCAAAGGGTCAAATAGAGGACAATTGCGATGACCGATCGGGACAGTCAGGGTTCGACTGGTGGGAGGCATGTCCGAACTGACCACCTGTCCCGCTCAGGATGATACGTAAGACAGCTAGCGCTCAGTACGCAGCAGCAGGACGTCAAAGGACAGGGGCGGATCCAGGATTTTAGATTTGAGAGGACCGAGTTGATACGTCTTCTAGCTATGTGATGACTTGCTCGAAGGCATCGTCACAATGCAGTGTAATTGGATGGTCAGCGACCGGTAGCCTAAACTCTTTTTCTGCCTTGGGGGTTTTAGGGCTGGGGGTTGGGTTGATGCATCTCCCGACTGTACGATGATTTGATCAATGAAGGTGCCATCGCAGGGCGTGATCCATGGTTTGCAAGAACAATCTTGGTATCATCTCAAACTTTACCATTCTAATTTCAATATTATTTCACGAAACGATCACGAcacatatttataaaataaataaataaaatttattgtttaaatttttattagaatgaatttaataattaaataataataataataataataataataattagttaATGACTTCtacaataaataaatttaaatatataaaatttatttaggaatttttagaatttaaaatatattttatataacaTTTTAGAAGATAATtatgttaaaatttaattaagttatttaaattgagaattAATCAAAATATAAGCTAAAGTAATGAACTCCCAATTAATTACCTATATTTTTTTCTTACGTCGTCTTTCCTTTTCGCACGTCTTGGTCGTTGTCATCAAAGTCCAAACCACTTCTTCAGTTCCTTCGCAGCTTTTCACCTCTCCCACCCCGCATTGCCTTGCCACCATGATATATCGTTGGAAAAGTTGCTGTCGCCGCCGTGATATGCCGCCGGACAAGATGTTGTCGTGAGGTTTAGAACGTTATATACCAGAAATTTGACACGGCTCATGTCATTCCAAGCGTTCTGCATCCGTTCTGACGAATTATATCGTGATCAGCCGGTTGGGCGGGAGATAGCCCAAACTTTCCCCCACCTTCGGGGGGGGGGGGTAGGGCTAtaaacgagccgagctttggggtgttcaagcttgtttgataaaataaccgagccgagccgagccgagcttaaaatgaaccaagcttttgaaatgagtgttcaagcttggcttggtttattttttatgagtttgagcttgtttgaagcttggcttgagcttggttcatttagatgttatcaagctctcaattcaagcttcgcttgagcttgattcgagcttggcttgagcttggtttgagcttggttcgtttagatgttatcaagctctcaattcaagcttggcttgagcttggttcgagcttggcttgagcttggtttgagtttggttcgtttagatgttatcaagctctcaattcaagcttgtttgattgtttgaaacttttaattgtttgattggttattaagattgataatttgaatttatttatttattatattatattttattattatttagcatattgaaaagaattttattaataaatattgttcatgaacattgttcatgaacgttgttcacgaacattgttcacgaacgttaacgagctgaacacatatgtgttcaagcttgtttgtttagcttaacgagttgttcaagcttgtttgtttaattaatctaatgtatattgaatgaacataaacaagctcttaccaagccgaacaccaagcttgttcatgaacgcttggttcatttacaaccctagggGGGCCGTGGCCCCCTAGTCCTGTACTAAATCCGCCACTGTCAAAGGAGACCGGATATTTtatccgaatggaggagggtatatTACTACATAGTCACCGCACGGAAGAGCAACTGAGGTCGATAGAGCGGAGAGGTCCCGGCCGAACGACTACCCTGCTCAGCCAAGCAACAGGACCTGGTCAAGGACACAGCGGAGTTTCGGCCAAGTGACTATCACGCTCGACTAAGCAAAGGGACCATTGCAATATCTCTTGACATCCTTTTGGAAGATAGTGGCCGCTGACACGAGGCATGATCGACAGACGAATCGTATGTTGGAAATTTCTACTGTCTTATTAGGAATATGCATACCCTGTTAAGGTTTGATTTCAGAGGTATTTTCCTGACAAGTCCTTTCATAGGATGTATTGAAGAACGCATTCATGTCTCGAAAAGTATATACATCGCCCACCAGGATTCTATATAAAAGAGGATATATTATCAACGGAGATATATGTTATTGCTGTTTGATATTAGTTCTATTATTACTCTACTTTTTGACGTTATTTATTTTAGAAAGTGAAATGGAATGAGATCTATACTCATATGACAAATATATCATCATTTATCATCTTTGATGATCCGAAGGGTCAATGAGATCTATACTCGATCGTGTAGTCGTCACATTTTGAGT contains:
- the LOC122008499 gene encoding probable disease resistance protein At4g27220, which gives rise to MPSHRYCSGFIILLSPLVASGSILLAIIDIAEIMVPPCFNTCCGGIGSGTGNEIVKYSWKKLKTHACYFIYCKKKFEKLKEQFDLLKAIRDDTQQKVEAAKRNNKVISDEVNLWLNKVLELEGKFNNIEKNFNRIVEDEKFCIPSLVSRYKVGREATRKKDKALKLLDRSNFQAFSHPLDPSTVNHPSNADFVSFGATKEAMQKVIDALNDDKVNLIGIYGMGGVGKTTLMEEIGRMVKGAKTFDVVIDVVVSQNPNIAQIQRDIADALDMRESSNKMLATRLKQEKKVLIMLDDVWARLELVKAVGIPYREHKGCKVILTSRKAETCNVMETDVSVEVATLSEEDSWHLFRMRAGQVAASDGIEPIARKVAQECCGLPLAIVVVGRALRSYKDSSAWEDALSQLKQAVPLNMEEVEEKLYKPLELSYQNLKTAELKQLFLYCCLFREDYDISEDEVTRYAVGENLLSNLSTLEDVRGRVHFLLQKLKLSCLLLDSKKAGCVKLHDVVRDVAVYIGSKDNNHFLVKAGHGLTDWPECGNLSDCKRISLSNNFLQEIPEKPNCSKLILLLLNMNPITWVPINFFENMATLTVLDFSNTGITSLPSSLTCLNGLGTLRLDRCKQLKDINVVGELKTLIILTLQECRGISALPETIDGLLKLKLLDLSNCTSLQILRNFIPKLTQLEELYLRGYNVTEELLVEVASLKRLVRVELYVKCARDFSEQVFPNNAYKVLRHFIIYNEPDWFSLASKYQRNFFIKQASQSMISWGKPFLRSAEELRLDSCQWNFTDLMSCFATLKSLLIVNCHQIQCLLWSTDDTPSNAFGELMKLTLSDMEKLEQVCHGQLPAHSLGKLRTLELRWCRNIVDILPQDLLQRVHPSLVELLLEGCPGPHVLLNFEGLGHDSIIFPKLQMIRVSQMSDVISFCNGVVPPGSLHNLTTFEVVNCKKLLNLFSQTLDTTHSRLLPSETFKKLKQLQIMGCPCLKHVFLPSIANELQSLERLEIKNNSSIETIIANEEGCNLKKGAFPILKRLLFIKLPRLICFFEGEPAKTLDWPSLEYIHFGDCSNLARLPIGHESAQKLKKVHVARLDDVNWFESLKWEVDTIKSRFDIIQSINEVK